The proteins below come from a single Chryseobacterium bernardetii genomic window:
- a CDS encoding isoprenyl transferase, which produces MSLIKDKINSENLPKHVAIIMDGNGRWAKSRGEERTFGHKNAINAVRNAINACNEINIPYLTLYTFSSENWNRPTEEVNTLMNLLVETLLLEAEEIFSKGLRMHVIGNLDKLPTLVREQLQRVVELTKENTKGNLVLAISYGSQSEILEAVKNISSDVKEGKVDAENIDEKLFESYLYTKDFPPVDLLIRTSGEIRISNFLLWQIAYAELQFLNVLWPDFTKDIFFQCIVDYQNKERRYGLTGEQIQGQ; this is translated from the coding sequence ATGTCGTTGATTAAAGATAAAATAAATTCTGAGAATTTACCAAAACACGTAGCCATCATTATGGATGGTAATGGGAGATGGGCTAAATCTCGTGGCGAAGAAAGAACCTTCGGTCACAAAAATGCCATTAATGCTGTAAGAAATGCTATTAATGCATGTAATGAGATCAATATCCCCTATTTAACACTTTACACATTTTCTTCAGAAAACTGGAACCGTCCTACTGAAGAAGTAAACACCCTCATGAACTTACTTGTGGAAACTTTGCTGTTAGAAGCAGAGGAAATCTTCAGCAAAGGATTGAGAATGCATGTGATAGGGAATCTTGACAAGCTGCCAACTTTAGTAAGAGAGCAGCTACAGCGTGTGGTAGAACTTACAAAAGAAAACACAAAAGGAAACCTTGTACTGGCTATTAGCTATGGCTCACAAAGCGAAATACTGGAAGCCGTTAAAAATATCAGTTCAGATGTAAAAGAAGGAAAAGTAGATGCAGAGAATATAGATGAAAAACTATTCGAAAGCTATCTCTATACCAAAGATTTTCCTCCTGTAGATCTATTGATAAGAACCAGCGGTGAAATAAGAATAAGCAACTTCCTTCTTTGGCAGATCGCTTATGCTGAATTACAGTTTTTAAATGTTCTATGGCCGGATTTTACCAAAGATATTTTCTTCCAATGTATTGTGGATTATCAAAACAAAGAAAGAAGATACGGGTTAACCGGAGAGCAGAT